The nucleotide sequence CTGGCCGAGAAGCGGGAGCGCCGCGACGAGTTGCGCGAGGCGGTCGACGGGGAGGCCATCGAGGCGGCCCGGGAGAACAAGGAGAAAGCCGAGGAGTACCTCGCGGAGGTCGACGAGGAACTCGATCGGCTGGCGTCGACCCGCGACGACCTGCAGACGAAGATCGGTGGGGTGCGGAACGAACTCGACGCGCTGGAGTCGCTCCGAGCGGAGCGCGACGCCCTCGCCGAGCGGGTGGCAGCCCTGGACGACCTCCACGCGGAGGCCGAACGGCTGGAAGCCATGTACGGTGACCTGCGCGCGGAGCTCCGCCAGCGGAACGTCGAGACGCTGGAACGCCTCCTGAACGAGACGTTCGACCTCGTCTACGGCAACGACGCCTACGCGCACCTGCGGCTCGACGGCGACTACGAACTCTCGGTGGTCCAGAAGGACGGGAGCGAACTCGACCCCGCCCAGCTGTCGGGCGGCGAGCGTGCGCTGTTCAACCTCAGCCTCCGGTGTGCCATCTACCGACTGCTGGCCGAGGGCATCGACGGCGCGGCGCCGATGCCGCCGCTCATCCTCGACGAACCGACGGTCTTCCTCGATGCGGGCCACGTCTCGCGGTTGGTCGACCTCGTCGAGGAGATGCGCGAGATGGGCGTGGCTCAGATCGTGATCGTCAGCCACGACGAGGAACTCGTCGGCGCCGCCGACGACCTCGTCCGGGTCGAGAAGGACCCCCGGACCAACCGGTCGACGGTGTCGCGGTCGCATCCGGCCGCCATCCCCGAGGAGTGATCCGGACCGTCGGCCCCGGGTAGCGGCGATCGGTTCACTCCGTCCCGCGGAGGGTCCGCACCGCCTCGCGGGTCGTCTCGGTCGCCTCGTAGCCGCGCTCGCCGGCGACCTGCGTCCCGGCGACCAGCCCGGCCGCCCGGAACTCGGCGAGCAGACCGTGAAGGTCGCTCTCACAGAGGTCGTAGGCGTCGAGGAGCGTCCGGGCGGCGACGGGGCCGCGGTCCACGAGTTCGACGAGGAGGCCGAGCGCCCGGTCGTTCGGCACCGCGGTGAGGACGCGCCGGGCCGGCGTGGGGATCCCCTCGGCGGCGGTCCGGAGTGGCTCGGTTTCGGCGTCGGCGTGTAGATCGGCGTTGGGCAGGTAGCGCTCGGTGCCCGTCGCCGGATCGCGGACGAGACTCGACTCCGCCGATCGCTTCACGAGCAGGTACCGGTTGCCCTCGTCGTCCCGGACGCTTCGCATGGTCCACACGAGGCGATCGGTGGGGTTAGGGGTTGTGTTCGTCGGCGTCCGTCCCGTCGTCGTCGTCGCTCCGTCGCCGGAAGGTCCGATAGTGGTGATAGACGCGCAGTCCGGCCACGGCGCCGATCAGGACGAGGACGAGGCCGGTCCGCCACTCTCCCCGGAACCCAACGAGCATGGGGGCGAAGGCGAGACAGAACACCGCCACGTTGGCCATGAGGACGCTCCGCCAGAACAGTCCCCGAACCTCGGGGTCGATGTCGCTCGGATCGACGTCCGGGGTCGGAGCGGTCGGCGCGGTCGGTGGATCGGGGCCGAGGTCCTCCGCACGCAGCTCGGCGGGCGCTTTCTCGGCGTCGTCGTCCCACGCGTCGTCGTCGCCCCACGGATCGGACGGCACGCTCTCAGAGAGCGAGCGCGGCGACAAAAGGGGTTCGCTTGCCGGATTCAGGCGAGTTCGTAGATGGGCACCGCCGTCGACGACTCCACCCACGCGAGCGGGTTCTCCGCGTCGTACAGTACCGTTCCGTCCTCGACCTCGTACGCCTCGACGGTGTCGATCCCGTCGTGATCCGGACGGCGTTCGTCCGCACTGTCCCACCGGCCTGCGTCGACGTGGTCGGACATCGTCACGCCGCTTGGTAAGAAATCACATGGTATATGTCTTTCCGTCGTGGCAGCGTTTCCGCGGCGGAGTGGCTGGGTTTTTATCCGGAAGTCCCGAAGTGAGCGGCATGGAACAGGCGGAGCTTACGGGCTCTTGGGGAGCCGACGACGCCGACAGGCCCGAGGCGGAGGCGATGGCCGTCGCCGGCGACGTCAGCCAGTCGGTCACCGAAGTCGTCGACGCGGCGGACCTGAAGTTTCCGGACCCCGAGGGGGCGGTCGACCTCGCGGTCACCCAGGTCGACTACACGGTCGAGGGACAAGGTGCCGACGAGTACCCCGTGGTGCACGTGTTCGGCCGGACGCCGGACGGCGACGCCGAACACGTCCGCGTCCTCGGGTTCGAGCCGTACTTCTACGCGCCGACGGCGAGCCTCGACGACGACGACCTTGACCGCGACGTGATCACGCGCACGGAGACGGGTTACGAGAGCATCCGTGGCGAGGACCTGACGAAGATCTGTACCCGGACGCCCCGCGACGTGGGGGCGATCCGCGACGAGTTCGACCACTACGAGGCGGACATCCTCTTTCCCAACCGGCTGTTGATCGACAAGGACATCGGGAGCGGGGTTCGCGTCCCCGTCCGCCGGCTGGAGAGCGGGGCGATCCAGGTGCCACACGACGAACTCGAACCCGTCGACGTCCCCACGGATCTGCGGGTGAACACCTTCGACATCGAGGTGGACGACCGCTCCGGGTTCCCCGAGGACGGGGAGGAGGCCATCGTCTGTCTCACGAGTCACGACTCCCGCCGCGACGAGTACGTCGCGTGGCTGTACGAGGCACCGGTGGGGTCGGGCGTGGCCCCCGCGGCGCTGGACGACTACGACGGTCTGGAGGACGACGTGACCGCCGAGATCAGGGCCTTCGAGTCCGAGGCGGCGATGCTCGATGCCTTCCTCGGCTACATCGAGGAGACGAACCCGGACGTGCTCACGGGGTGGAACTTCGAGGACTTCGACGCCCCCTACCTCATCGACCGGCTGGAGACGCTGGGCAAGCGACCGGACGTGGACCACGACCTGAACCCCGACCGCCTCTCGCGGATCGGCGAGGTGTGGCGAAGCGACTGGGGCGGCCCCACGATCAAGGGACGGGCCGTCTTCGACCTGCTCTACGCCTACAAGCGGACCCAGTTCACCGAACTGGAGTCCTACCGGCTGGACGCAGTCGGCGAGATGGAACTGGGCGCGGGCAAGGAACGCTATCCGGGCGACATCGGCGACCTCTGGGAGGACGACCCCGAGCGACTGCTGGAGTACAACCTCCGGGACGTGGAACTCTGTGTCGAACTCGACCGCAAGCGCGACATCATCTCCTTCTGGGACGAGGTGCGGACGTTCGTCGGCTGTAAGTTGGAGGACGCGCCGACGCCGGGCGACGCCGTCGACGTCTACGTCCTCCACAAGGTCCACGGCGACTTCGCGCTCCCCTCGAAGGGGCGAGCCGACGCCGAGGACTACGAGGGCGGTGCCGTCTTCGACCCGATCACGGGGATCAAGGAGAACGTCAGCGTACTGGACTTGAAATGTTTCAGTGCGGATACGGACGTCCTGACTCCGGACGGTGAGCGAAACATCGCCGAACTGGAGGTCGGCGATCCGATATACACGCTGAATCCGGACACGTTTGAGTGTGAGGTCAACCCCGTCGAGGAAACCCACCAGTACGAGAACCGGTTCGGTGAGCTCCACCACCTCTCGGGCAACACCCACGATCTGAAAGTCACCGAGAACCACCGGTTCCTCTACTCGAAAGAGCGCGGCTGGGACGACCAGCGGCCGTCCGACTTCACCTTCGACGAGTACCGAGAGATCCCGGAGAACGAACGGTTCGCGTTCCCACAGCACGAGCCGATGGACGGTCGATCACCCGAAACCTTCGATCTGATCGACGAGGTCGAGGGAGGACAGGTCGTCGTCTATACCGACGACGATCTCCGATCGTTCAGAGCCACACTCCCCGAGGACGTCACCACCTCGATGGAACTCGTGCACGGTTCATCGTCGACGATGGGGATCCAGAAGGCGGTCGGCAAGTACCTGATTCCCGTCGAGACGTACCGTACCCACCGTTCCCTCGTCGACCGACACGCGGACGAGGTGTTTCTCAAATACGGGAAACAGCACTGCGAGACGCCACTATCCTTCGAGATGGACGACTGGCTGGCGCTCGTTGGCTGGTTCGTCACTGAGGGGAGCGTTGACCACGCTGGGGGACGCATCACGATTCACCAGGAAGGCCGGACGGAGCGGGAGGCGATTCGAGACCTACTCGACCGGTTGGGTATCGATCACAACGTCGACGAGCGGGGAATCAACGTTTCGAACCGGTATCTTCTAGAGTGGTTCGCCGACAACTGCGGCGAGGGATACACCGACAAGCAGCTCCCCGAGTGGGTGTTCGACTTGGACGGCGAGCTCCTGTCGCGGCTCCTCGATACGATGATTCGAGGCGATGGGCGGTACACCGATTCCGGCCTGGCCAAATTCTGGACGAAGAGTGACGAACTCAAAGCCGGCATCGTCGATGTCGCGGTCCGATGTGGGCACAAGCCGACGGTCTCTAAGCAGGCGGACGGGACTTGGTACGTTTCCGCCGGCAAGCGCGGTTCGTTCAAGAAGGCGACGAACGCGACGGTCGAGGATCACGACGGCGACGTGTACTGCGTTACTGCGGCCGACAACCACGTGGTCTTGGCCGGTCGTAACGGGAACTACCAGTGGGTCGGCCAGTCGCTCTACCCGATGTGCATGGTGACGATCAACGCGTCGCCCGAGACGAAAGTCGACCCCGAGGACTACGACGACGACACCTACCACGCACCCAACGGGACCCACTTCCGGAAGGAACCGGACGGCGTCATCCGGGAGATGGTCGACGAGTTGCTCGAAGAGCGCGAACAGAAGAAAGCCGAGCGCAACGACCACGACCCCGACAGTCAGGCCTACGAGCAGTACGACCGGCAGCAACAAGCTGTCAAGGTCATTATGAACTGTTTCACGTCCGACACCGACGTGTTGACGCCCGACGGCGTCCGAAATATCCGGGATCTCGAGGTCGGTGACGAGGTGTACTCGCTCGACCCCGAGACGCTGCGGATGGAAGTCAAGCCCGTTACCGAGACGCACGCGTATCCGAACTACCGGGGCGACCTCGTCGACATCGAGACGAGCAAAATCGACTTCAGCGTCACGCCGAACCACCGGATGCTCGTCCGGAAGGACGATACGAACGGCGAGTCGTGGGAGGACTTCCGATTCGTCGAGGCCGGCGATCTGAACGAGTCGTCACACTACGAACTACCGCACGGTTGGGAGGGTCCGGACGGTGGGCGACTGGAGACGGTCGATCTAACCGAGTTGCTGGACGGCGACTACGAGGTGTGGGCGAACAACGACGTACACGGACACACCCTCGCCGCCGAAGTCGGCCACTACCCGGACAAGATGGAGAAACAGGGTTCCGATGGGACGGGTTACGTCTTCTCGGCGACCGAGTTCGAGGAGCACCGCGAGTATCTGAACGAGTGCTGTTCCGAGTTCTACGTTCACGCCGAACGGGGCCGGAAGTGGATTCCGCGCTTTTACGATGGCGACGACTTCCTCGAACTGCTCGCGTGGTACGTCACCGAAGGGTCGGTGTACACGTCCGAAGACAAGCAGTTCGGGGAGCAGTTCAGAGGTAGTGCCACGACGATCAAGCTTGCACAGGAGGCGGTTGCCGACGGCGGCGAGGGTGACGGCCACACCGCAATCGGCGAGTTGCTGGACCGACTCAGCTTCGACTACTACGTCGACGACCGGAGCTACCAGGTCACCTCACGATTGCTCGGCCGGTGGCTCGAAGATACGTGTGGCAAGAACAGCTTCGAGAAACGGATTCCCGAATTCGTCTTCGAGGCCAGCCGCGAGCAGAAGGAGCGATTCCTCGACACGCTCATCGCAGGCGACGGCGACCGGCAGGTGAACAGTTGGCGATACACCACGTCGAGCGAACGACTCCGAGACGACGTGTTGCGCCTCTGTGCGCACGTCGGGCTGACCGCCAGCTACAACCGCGACAGCGGATCGTGGCGCATCTACTGCACCGAGGACGCAAAGAACAGTTTCCGGATGCACCGGTCGGGAGGTCAGAGTACCGCCGACGATGGTGCGTACTGTGTCACCGTCGCGGACAACAATACGCTCCTCGCGGGCCGGAACGGTAGATTCCAGTTCGTCGGGCAATCGCTCTACGGCGTTCTGGGGTGGGACCGCTTCCGCCTCTACGACCGGGAGATGGGCGCGGCCGTCACCGCCACCGGACGGGACGTCATCGAACACACCCAGTCCGCGGCCAACGACGTGGGCTACGAGGTGGCCTACGGCGACACGGACAGCGTCATGTTGGAACTCGGGGAGGACGTGGAGTCCGAGGACGTCCCCGACGAGGTTCGGGAGGCCCACCCCGAGATGAGCGAGTCGGAACTCCGACAGGTCGCCGGCGCCATCGAGACGGGGTACGAACTCGAGGAGTCGATCAACGACTCCTACGACGAGTTCGCGCTGGAGGAACTCAACGCCCACGAACACCGCTTCCAGATCGAGTTCGAGAAGCTTTACAGACGCTTTTTCCAGGCAGGGAAGAAGAAACGCTACGCGGGCCACATCGTCTGGAAGGAGGGGAAACACGTCGACGACATCGACATCACGGGTTTCGAGTACAAGCGCTCGGACATCGCCCCGATCACCAAGGAGGTCCAGCGACGCGTCATCGAGATGATCGTCACGGGCGAGGACGTCGACGACGTCGAGGAGTACGTCCACGACGTCATCGAGGACTTCGAGGCCGGAAACGTCGACCTCGACGACGTGGGCATCCCGGGCGGCATCGGCAAGCGACTGACCGCCTACGACACCGACACCGCGCAGGTCCGGGGGGCGAAGTACGCCAACCACCTGCTCGGCACCAACTTCCAGCGCGGCAGCAAGCCCAAGCGACTGTACCTGAAGAAGGTCCACCCCGAGTTCTTCCGACGGCTGGAGGCCGATGAGGGGTTCGACCCGCAGACCGATCCGCTCTACGGCGAGTTCAAGCGTGATCCGGACGTGATCTGCTTCGAGTACGCCGATCAGATCCCGGACGCCTTCGAAGTCGACTGGGACAAGATGCTCGAAAAGACGCTCAAGGGGCCGATCGCCCGGGTCATCGAGGCGCTCGGCCTCTCGTGGGACGAGGTGAAAAGCGGCCAGCGACAGACCGGTCTCGGCCAGTTCTGAAAGCTGATTTCTACATCTCGAAACAATAGTTACTGTTGTCGGAACTCGAAGGGGGAGAATGCGTAAGCATTATGCGTGTTACACCCCAGTCACTCGATAGGGACATGGCAACATTACAGATCAACAACCTTCACGCGAAAGTCGCAGAAGAGGACGGCGAGAGTATCCTTCGTGGCGTCGATCTCACGGTCGAATCGGGCGAGATTCACGCCCTGATGGGACCGAACGGCTCGGGTAAGTCGACGACCGCGAAGGTGATCGCCGGCCACCCGGCCTACGAGGTCACCGAGGGCGAGATCACGCTCGTCCTCGACGACGAGGACCTGGCCGACGTCGACGAGGAGGTACCCCCCGAGAAGCGCGAGTGGGACCTGCTCGATCTCGAACCGAACGAGCGCGCCGCGCTCGGCATCTTCCTCGGGTTCCAGTATCCGGCGGAAATCGAGGGCGTCACGATGACGAACTTCCT is from Haloplanus salinarum and encodes:
- a CDS encoding DUF7346 family protein, whose protein sequence is MRSVRDDEGNRYLLVKRSAESSLVRDPATGTERYLPNADLHADAETEPLRTAAEGIPTPARRVLTAVPNDRALGLLVELVDRGPVAARTLLDAYDLCESDLHGLLAEFRAAGLVAGTQVAGERGYEATETTREAVRTLRGTE
- a CDS encoding DUF7322 domain-containing protein, with the protein product MPSDPWGDDDAWDDDAEKAPAELRAEDLGPDPPTAPTAPTPDVDPSDIDPEVRGLFWRSVLMANVAVFCLAFAPMLVGFRGEWRTGLVLVLIGAVAGLRVYHHYRTFRRRSDDDDGTDADEHNP
- a CDS encoding DUF7331 family protein; translated protein: MSDHVDAGRWDSADERRPDHDGIDTVEAYEVEDGTVLYDAENPLAWVESSTAVPIYELA
- a CDS encoding DNA polymerase domain-containing protein; the encoded protein is MEQAELTGSWGADDADRPEAEAMAVAGDVSQSVTEVVDAADLKFPDPEGAVDLAVTQVDYTVEGQGADEYPVVHVFGRTPDGDAEHVRVLGFEPYFYAPTASLDDDDLDRDVITRTETGYESIRGEDLTKICTRTPRDVGAIRDEFDHYEADILFPNRLLIDKDIGSGVRVPVRRLESGAIQVPHDELEPVDVPTDLRVNTFDIEVDDRSGFPEDGEEAIVCLTSHDSRRDEYVAWLYEAPVGSGVAPAALDDYDGLEDDVTAEIRAFESEAAMLDAFLGYIEETNPDVLTGWNFEDFDAPYLIDRLETLGKRPDVDHDLNPDRLSRIGEVWRSDWGGPTIKGRAVFDLLYAYKRTQFTELESYRLDAVGEMELGAGKERYPGDIGDLWEDDPERLLEYNLRDVELCVELDRKRDIISFWDEVRTFVGCKLEDAPTPGDAVDVYVLHKVHGDFALPSKGRADAEDYEGGAVFDPITGIKENVSVLDLKCFSADTDVLTPDGERNIAELEVGDPIYTLNPDTFECEVNPVEETHQYENRFGELHHLSGNTHDLKVTENHRFLYSKERGWDDQRPSDFTFDEYREIPENERFAFPQHEPMDGRSPETFDLIDEVEGGQVVVYTDDDLRSFRATLPEDVTTSMELVHGSSSTMGIQKAVGKYLIPVETYRTHRSLVDRHADEVFLKYGKQHCETPLSFEMDDWLALVGWFVTEGSVDHAGGRITIHQEGRTEREAIRDLLDRLGIDHNVDERGINVSNRYLLEWFADNCGEGYTDKQLPEWVFDLDGELLSRLLDTMIRGDGRYTDSGLAKFWTKSDELKAGIVDVAVRCGHKPTVSKQADGTWYVSAGKRGSFKKATNATVEDHDGDVYCVTAADNHVVLAGRNGNYQWVGQSLYPMCMVTINASPETKVDPEDYDDDTYHAPNGTHFRKEPDGVIREMVDELLEEREQKKAERNDHDPDSQAYEQYDRQQQAVKVIMNCFTSDTDVLTPDGVRNIRDLEVGDEVYSLDPETLRMEVKPVTETHAYPNYRGDLVDIETSKIDFSVTPNHRMLVRKDDTNGESWEDFRFVEAGDLNESSHYELPHGWEGPDGGRLETVDLTELLDGDYEVWANNDVHGHTLAAEVGHYPDKMEKQGSDGTGYVFSATEFEEHREYLNECCSEFYVHAERGRKWIPRFYDGDDFLELLAWYVTEGSVYTSEDKQFGEQFRGSATTIKLAQEAVADGGEGDGHTAIGELLDRLSFDYYVDDRSYQVTSRLLGRWLEDTCGKNSFEKRIPEFVFEASREQKERFLDTLIAGDGDRQVNSWRYTTSSERLRDDVLRLCAHVGLTASYNRDSGSWRIYCTEDAKNSFRMHRSGGQSTADDGAYCVTVADNNTLLAGRNGRFQFVGQSLYGVLGWDRFRLYDREMGAAVTATGRDVIEHTQSAANDVGYEVAYGDTDSVMLELGEDVESEDVPDEVREAHPEMSESELRQVAGAIETGYELEESINDSYDEFALEELNAHEHRFQIEFEKLYRRFFQAGKKKRYAGHIVWKEGKHVDDIDITGFEYKRSDIAPITKEVQRRVIEMIVTGEDVDDVEEYVHDVIEDFEAGNVDLDDVGIPGGIGKRLTAYDTDTAQVRGAKYANHLLGTNFQRGSKPKRLYLKKVHPEFFRRLEADEGFDPQTDPLYGEFKRDPDVICFEYADQIPDAFEVDWDKMLEKTLKGPIARVIEALGLSWDEVKSGQRQTGLGQF